From a single Rosa rugosa chromosome 7, drRosRugo1.1, whole genome shotgun sequence genomic region:
- the LOC133721050 gene encoding squamosa promoter-binding-like protein 14: MGSTSMTTTDSGGSSSSPPNNSSTEESLNGLKFGRKIYFEDAALGPNPPKSGSGSAGSSSSGATPPKKQRSGGGGGLVHQGQPPRCQVEGCNVDLSGVKAYYSRHKVCAMHSKTPTVIVAGLEQRFCQQCSRFHQLPEFDQGKRSCRRRLAGHNERRRKPQPGSMMSTRFGRLSSSIYENTSRVGSFLMDFTAYPRAGRDEWPTARTSERPPGNQTVTATGKFLQHPWQSNPENTRSDLYLQGSAGGTSYPGPGIPPGECVTGVTDSSCALSLLSNQPWDSRNRGVGTNAFINTQGAPVAQSANVGTINPFPTTSWGFKGNEAGSSSHQMLPDLGLGQISQPHNSHYSSELELSQQGRRQQNMELGNSRGYDSSSQHMHWSL; the protein is encoded by the exons ATGGGCTCGACCTCTATGACCACTACTGACTCAGGAGGCAGCTCCTCCTCCCCACCCAACAACTCCTCCACCGAGGAGTCCCTCAACGGCCTCAAATTCGGCCGCAAAATCTACTTTGAGGACGCTGCTCTCGGACCCAACCCACCCAAATCCGGGTCAGGGTCTGCcggctcttcctcctccggggCCACGCCGCCCAAGAAGCAGAGGAGTGGTGGCGGTGGTGGGTTGGTCCATCAGGGCCAGCCTCCGAGGTGCCAGGTGGAGGGCTGCAACGTAGATCTGAGTGGTGTTAAAGCTTACTATTCCAGGCACAAAGTGTGTGCCATGCACTCCAAGACCCCTACTGTTATTGTTGCCGGCCTTGAACAGCGGTTTTGCCAGCAGTGTAGCAG ATTTCATCAACTTCCTGAATTTGACCAAGGGAAACGTAGTTGCCGTAGACGTCTGGCTGGTCATAATGAGCGTAGGAGAAAGCCACAACCTGGATCCATGATGTCTACACGTTTTGGCCGTCTCTCTTCGTCTATTTATG AAAACACCAGCCGAGTTGGAAGCTTTCTGATGGACTTCACTGCATACCCAAGGGCTGGGAGAGATGAATGGCCAACTGCAAGAACTTCTGAGCGGCCACCTGGAAATCAAACTGTCACTGCCACCGGAAAGTTTCTTCAACATCCATGGCAGAGCAACCCTGAGAATACTCGATCTGATCTTTACCTGCAAGGGTCAGCCGGTGGTACCAGTTATCCTGGTCCTGGAATTCCTCCGGGAGAATGCGTCACAGGAGTCACTGACTCGAGCTgtgctctctctcttctgtcaAATCAACCATGGGACTCTAGAAACCGCGGTGTTGGGACAAATGCCTTCATAAACACCCAAGGGGCACCCGTGGCCCAATCAGCTAATGTTGGCACCATCAATCCATTTCCAACCACATCATGGGGTTTCAAGGGAAATGAGGCTGGTAGCAGTTCGCATCAGATGCTTCCTGATCTGGGTCTTGGTCAAATTTCGCAGCCTCATAACAGTCATTACTCTAGTGAGCTCGAGTTGTCTCAACAGGGTAGGAGGCAGCAAAATATGGAACTTGGAAACTCCAGGGGCTACGACTCCTCCAGTCAACACATGCATTGGTCTCTTTAA
- the LOC133721051 gene encoding uncharacterized protein LOC133721051: MAEGGGEEDDYMGDLSRFVSPEASVPLSKKVSNSKASGVQAAKKKPKAVNWQEQRKIDRERKQREEDEKTLANIEAPIPQSNIGFKLLKQMGYTPGSALGKEGSGRAEPVKVDIRRSRAGIGREDPHKEKRKREEVRSEEEKRNEESLMEEFGWRKKSQWRIRRVVVNFNKAKAVLDQLENKEVVPNEDEEEEGGESEEEEEQITEEDLQEILMKLRDEHRYCLFCGCQYESMEELLSSCPGTNEDDH; encoded by the exons ATGGCGGAAGGAGGAGGGGAAGAAGATGACTACATGGGGGACCTCTCTCGATTTGTCTCTCCAGAAGCTTCCGTTCCTCTCTCGAAAAAG GTATCGAATAGCAAAGCCTCCGGTGTTCAAGCCGCTAAGAAAAAACCCAAAGCAGTGAATTGGCAAGAGCAGCGTAAGATTGATAGGGAGAGAAAGCAACGAGAGGAGGATGAGAAAACGTTGGCGAATATAGAGGCGCCTATTCCGCAATCCAACATAGGGTTCAAGCTTTTGAAGCAAATGGGGTATACCCCAGGGTCTGCCCTTGGGAAGGAGGGGTCGGGCCGGGCTGAACCGGTGAAGGTTGATATCCGGCGGTCGAGAGCTGGAATTGGGAGGGAGGATCCTCATaaggagaagaggaagagagaggaggTGAGGAGTGAGGAGGAGAAGAGGAATGAGGAGAGCTTGATGGAGGAGTTTGGGTGGAGGAAGAAGTCACAGTGGCGGATTCGGAGAGTTGTGGTTAATTTTAACAAGGCCAAGGCGGTTTTGGATCAGTTGGAGAATAAGGAGGTTGTGCCGAATgaggatgaggaagaggaggggGGAGAGtcggaagaggaagaggaacagATTACAGAAGAG GATTTACAAGAGATATTGATGAAACTGAGAGATGAACATCGATACTGCCTCTTCTGTGGATGCCAG TATGAATCAATGGAGGAACTATTATCCAGCTGCCCTGGAACTAATGAAGACGATCACTGA